Part of the Paroedura picta isolate Pp20150507F chromosome 3, Ppicta_v3.0, whole genome shotgun sequence genome is shown below.
TTGCTACTGTGAACACCAAAGGTGGGTGATGCTGGTGTGTATACTGGAGAAAAactgattttattctttttttggggggggggtgaggcagtgCAACAAAAAGTCTGCTCCCCTCTAGCAACTTTGATTATTTGGTTCTCTATCCATGTCTGGTATTTCATAGTTCGGGGTTAAGATTAaaatttatttgtgtgtgtgtaaagttctATCAGGGTGGAGCTGACTCATGGCAAGCAGCAAGGGGCTttaaaggcaagtgagaagcagaggtacgTTGCCATTattttcctctgcagtcttccttagtggtcaccCTTGCACATATTGATTCAGCTTAGTTTTAGAGAGCTAATGAAGTTGGGCCGTGCCATGTATTTGGAAGGCCAATAATGCGTACCAGGTTCATGTAGAAattatttgaaatataaaaacAACTTTTGTGCTTAAAAGTATGTAATACAAATACCGTAAACATTTCAACAGTCAAGATTGGACACAGAGGGCTAATACAAAGGAGTTATTTGTTTTTGATGACAAAATAATTTAGTTGTGTATTTCACCTTTTGTGTGAAAGTCCTGAATTTGATGCCACTAGAAACTGCTTAAGCTGGGATGGCCTGGGATATGTCATGGGAAAACATAGCTGTTCTCCTAATATCTATTTATTTCAGAGCATACTGTGTCCCAAAGGCTGATGTAACTTTGTTAGTGAGGGATCTGATATCTTTTACATGTGATGAGAGTGTGAGAAATTATAAGTATATTGCATAATTATAACtgtactagtaatatagcccgctgtaccttggatacagcgggcgctagtggtgGTGCGGGAAGCTCTGATGCGTCAGGGCGgcggagaggcggcggcggcggcgagggagcacctgccagctgcgctgtgcgcggctggcaGCTGCTCCGTGGccgccggcctgacacgtcggaggcgctttgtgcctcccgacgcgtcaggccggcggccagggagcaactgcgagccatgctGTGCGCGGTTcgcagctcgcaattgctcccttggcggcgtgGCGGCAATCgcagaggccaatcggcaggtgcaaagcgcctgccgattggccctgtgattgtcagtccggaggaaggggccaatcgggccccttcctcatcacggacaaagcctgtcctaactcctccccccccaggccttagcgaattatttagttgTGTTAAGGATTACATGTTATGTAGGGTGATGCTTTATCCCTTTGGTACAACAGGTGTTAAAATATAGAAGTCCATACGTTGCCTGAATTACTTTTAGTTCATGTTTTGAATATCCTTAACTCTTTACAGGGGAGAACATTAATATCTGCTGGAGCCCTGATGGGCAAACTATTGCAGTGGGGAACAAAGATGATGTGGTTACCTTCATTGATGCAAAGACGCATCGATCTAAAGCTGAGGAACAGTTCAAATTTGAAGTGAATGAGATCTCTTggaacaatgacaacaacatgTTTTTCCTCACCAATGGCAATGGCTGCATCAACATCCTCAGGTACCCTCTGCATGATCTATACTAGGAAGGCTAGCAAGTGAGTTTGTTCTCTTGCCTTCAGTCCAGGCAATGGGAGGGGCAAAGTGCTGCCTTCTGTGGATATCTCTGGCATTTCTCAACAAGGCATTAAGCTCCACCATCTTCCTATCTTGTTCTGACTCCTGCTATTGCTTTTGGTTCTGTTATGTGTTGAAACAGACTTTTGTGATATCTTTTATTTCACATATTCCAAATGTATGGCAAATACTCTTCTACTAAATTTGTCATTCACAGGAATATCTGCCAGACAATATGGTCATCATTCCGGTCTTAGATACTtgaggaatttttaaaagttttcatcTTACCTTGAAGGAAAGCTAGGATGCGGAAGTTGCAGTTTGTACAAAAACTTAAGCAATGTCCTATTAAATGACTGAAAATGTGATGAACTGTAGCTTAAAGTCTGATGTGTAAGGCATTCTTGTGGAGGCACATCCTGTCTCTAGGAGAGGCATAAGCACATGTCTGACTAGGAGACAAGAATACAGGCCTACTGCCTTCTCCATATCCATCAGTGTAGTAAAGCAGTTGTGTGCCTCTTTTCCTCCCTGAATTATGTTGTGTGAGGACATGTATCTGCCAGTTTTTACCCAGTCTTTTCTGTAGCTGGAATAGGCATGAACTTTGCTATCCAGTTGTGACCATTCCCATTTGTAGGGGTTGTGCAGTTGATAGACCTTAGTATGATCAAGTAGGGTCTATTTTGCATTGGAAGACAAAGCACTCCTAACCTGTCTGTAGCTAGATCAAGGAACAGTTTTCTTCCAGCCTATTCTCAGTTCCATCTCCTTATCCTTTTCTGCAGCTATCCAGAACTCAAACCTATTCAGTCAATAAATGCCCATCCTTCAAACTGCATCTGCATCAAGTTCGATCCAACGGGAAAGTATTTTGCTACAGGCAGTGCTGATGCACTGGTTAGCCTCTGGGATGTGGATGAGCTAGTGTGTGTGCGATGCTTCTCTAGGTGAGTTGCCATGACCTGTGCTTATACACCTTTCCCAGCTGTTGGGACTACACATATGCCTACAGTGTATTTGTGTGAATGGTGCAGGAAATCTAAGTTTCACTTATTTTCCAGTGCTATTGGCAATGACAATCCAGTAAACAGATCTTGGGGATGTGGTGGAAAGACCACTGTTGAGAATAAGATGCTGATCAAGATGTCTAATCTAGGAGAGCTGCTTTTCTTTAACCTGATCCCAATCCTCTGTTTGTTTACTCACATATTTGCAGGCTGGATTGGCCTGTGAGGACTTTGAGCTTCAGCCATGATGGGAAAATGCTAGCTTCAGCATCTGAAGATCACTTTATTGATATTGCTGAAGTAGAAACAGGTAAACACTGTTGTTCTGTTACTTGTTATGAAAGAAGCTTTGATGCCTTTTTTACTGTCTGCTGGAGGTGCTCTAATTGTGGTGAGGTCTGGTCCTAAAATAGTGCTGGCCAAGTTATATGTGCCTGTAATTGATAAGAGTTCAGGTCATGGCATCCACAATAGACTTCAGAGTGGATATCGAAGGCATTCTTGGCCGTTGTTCTTGAAACTAGAGTGCCTGTGTCCTGTGGGTCGGACAAAGGGCTTAAAAGATCCCTCCCAGATTTCTGTTGCCTCCTGTGATGACTGAAAGTTTCTGCGTTTGGACTGCCCTTGCTGCTTTTCATAGAAGAGAGGATAGACTGCAAAATTCTTCTTAAATGGCACTATTAATCCACAGTGGGCTAATATGGGCTGTTGTTCATGAAAGtttataaaactttgttagtctttaaggtgccactagattcctGTTAGTTTTTATTCCATTAAAATGCTTTCTTTTGCTGTAAAGATGAGCCAGGGGCTGGTATCTGAGTTGTAGCTGACCTAGTGCGAGTAGAATTCTAACCATATTATCTCTGTCTTCAGGGGAGAAACTCTGGGAAGTGCAGTGTGAGTCCCCAACTTTTACAGTGGCTTGGCACCCTAAACGGCCTCTGCTGGCCTTCGCCTGTGACGACAAGGATGGCAAATACGACAGCAGCAGGGAAGCTGGCACCGTGAAGCTCTTTGGTCTCCCGAATGACTCCTAAGAACAGGCTTCTGGAGACTGTGTACAGATTTTGTGACCTTGGGTTCTGAGCCAATGCCAGGATGTTTACCAGCCATCTTTGCTGTGGTTGCATTCTGTGGTTGCTGCCCTTGCTAAAGTAGGAGCTGTACTGCAGCCAGGCATTCTTTTATAACCAAAGTCTGCTCTTGGACGTTCTTGCAAACTGCCTGATTGTCCTAGTGGGCTAAGGGTCTGGCTAATCAAATTCTCTTCCCTGTTCTggggcatttgcttttttttttttttttactatgaagCAGAGTGGGTGGCAGAAACGTCTCTTCTTCAGGAAAGACCTCCTGCTAATCTTGTGACTAATAGTCCCTTCTGGTTTTCTCATGAGAGTGGAGAGACTCTGAAAGAAATGCAAGTTTGCCTGTGGTCACATTTGAAAACCTTTTTTGCTTGGAAAATGGTTAACTCGCCCTTTTTGGAGGCagggtttgtgtgtatgtggggggtgtCTTTCATTCCAGTTTTTTTATATGTACCATTTCTGTAATTTTAGATAACATAGTTCCACTAAATGAATAAATTGTGTGCTGTAGCTGTCTTAAAAAGTCAAAACTGCCAGGACACTATTGATTCTGAGAAttactcatctctctctctctctctctctctctctctctctctctctctctctctctctctctctctctctctctcaaatatgGTGTCTGTGTTTCATCTTTTCTCAAGTAAAGAAGCACATGTGTGCTTAGGGTTCTGTggagtattttgtttgtttgattattATCTTTTCCGGTACTGTTGCATGTACCTATCTCTAGTTGTTGCTACTTCAGCAGCAATTCTGGCTTCCTCTGTGCTTTTTCCTGTATTCAGCTAATCCTAGCGAGTCAGAGATCTTGCGTAATGACATCATGATACTTTGTAGCCAATTAGTTTTGACTGTCTCACTGGTGTTACTAAAGGCAAATGGAGGCAATTAAGGAATGCATTACTGAAAAGTAATTTTTTTACATCTGTCATCTGTCAGTAATTTTTTAACATCTGTCAACAATGTTTATAAACCAGTGTATTGAATCAATTTCCATTTCCATGGGTagactgattttttcccccatggaAGCATTCAGCTGGAtcctaatctttaaaccgcccgtggcgccgcgggcgccatggactaaataaaaggctaaggggttctagggcgggatgtgtctgtgatgaggaagaagggtccggattggacccttcctcctgacagacaatcggagggacctatcggcaggcgcacagcgcctgccgattgatccctccgattcccagccccagcaactgcagttGCTCCCTGCCTGGAGGACTGACGTGGCGAGagacgcaaagcgcctctcgccgcgtcaggccgccgcccgaggaagcccccagcagtcgcgcggagcgcggctgctgggggctcccttcccggcggcctgatgcgtctcGCTGCTTCAGGCCGCGCCCcaacgagcccccgccagccaccCTGCACCCGCccaaggacccagcagcagcGGCGACCGAGCCGAAGGCACCGGCAGCAGCGCCACCAGCGGAGGCAACGACGGAGCCGGCACTCGCGCCGGAGCTGGGAGCGGCGGCACATGCCGTCTCCGAAGACCTGCCATCACGGCCACGATCGGCGCCGGCACAAGCCAGCAGAGCCGCGATCCGCCGCGGTACCGGTGCCGCGATTGCCGGCGGGGGCCGTGATTGGCGGCGGCGTAAGAGCCGCGATCAGCGCAGGAAGCGGGCCCATTCTCGGTCGCGCCAGCGCCAGAGCCGCCAGCGCCCCCcgccctgcacacacacagacccgcTCCCACTCTGCGGCGTCAGGTAGGCCGCGCCAACTGGGGGGGGGCCGAGCTAACGGCTAGCGCCCCCTGTATtaacactacagcgggcttattttctagtcagtACATATGTATGGATCTGTCCTAGTAGTAATTCTTGTGTGCAGAGGTTAAAATAGTTGAGCCCTTCTTCTTTCCTGGGAGTTTGTGAATATCATATTGTCTGTCAGTTATTTACCCCTACATGCTGTGGATTATTTTTGGGATACGTAGGCAACCTGATATTGAAAGAATCCAGATCAGCTGCAATATACAGAAACTAGATTTAAATTTAAAGATTTACATTTTattactgtagataaaatgggcgctagatggcattggcactgggcaagggtaggcctggctggcgTAGCACAGGCCAGCACGGGGCCgcaggaggcttgccccccctccccctggcggaGCGCAGAAAGTGTTGGGAGGGCCGGGGCTGCCTGGAGGGGAAGCCGCGTACCTTTGGGCGGCGTCGGCTCCTGATCTGGCAGGTATGTGGACGTCGTAGTCCGGGCGAAGCTGAGGCGGGCGGCGATGTTGTGGGCCGCGGGGCTGTCGGCGGCATAGTCCGGGCGGAGCTGAGGCGGGCGGCCATGTGGGCCAAGGGGCTGTCGGCGGCGTGGTGTGGATGGCGGAGCGGCTTGGCAGCGCGCTCTGAGTCTGCGTGGCCATTGGTGTTGTTtgtgcggcggcggcgaagggcgTAGGAAGCGGGGAGGCAGCGGCTGAAGTTTGCGGACGTCGGCGGCAGTGGGGAGCCGGAGAAAGGCGGCGAACGGAGGAGCggcaagtgggggagtgggggtgggaagggtgtgcCGGTTGGTGGCTGGGGATGTGGCGGGCGGGGACAGACGTTCAGGGTGGGGGTTGGAAGCGCTGGGGTGTCGTTTGGAAGGCCATAGGCAGGGTAGGGCATGCAgtgggcggaggggaaggttTTTCCCCGAAGTCCTGGgccgtggggcaaggctcctgcccagcagccagccgGCAAGGATGGCTGTTTGGGCGGAGTGTGGAGTTAGCGGCGGGCTgtcgagacgggccaagtgtccaacagggaggcgcgcaaagcgcgcctcccaattggacacttggccctggagtggcactcggaggagcgaatcaggagccgcttcgcggctcctgattcgctcctccgagtttttatcctggacagagcccgccctaactcctccccacctgcccttactgctttatttactccgtggcgcccgtggcgccacgggtggtttaaagatgatgAGCTTGCAGCTAACATAGTTATGGGATCTTATTCATATTGTTATAATCTAATCTTCCAGTAACGGCTGCTTCTCTGTCAATGCCCACAACCTGATTTTATGCTGCAGTCACCTGCAAATTCACCAGtcagtttacaaaatataaaggtaaacaTAAAACCAGTGAGAGAGCCACAGAGTAAAAGAAACAAATTATACCATGGCACACAGCTGTCATCTCATGagacaaaacagaaaaagggTAACAGTAACAATTGCTAAGTGATGGAAGAAGTCAAATGAAAGCAAGACAGATAACCTTCATTTTCAGTTGACGATTACCTGGGAATGTATACTAGCTGTGGAATGTAATTGATTTGGCTCCTGTGTGGAAGGAGATCAAAACTCGAGGGGCAACAGCAGGTAGGAGAAACAGAATAGGGCCTCTGAAGACTTAACTGGCGGTAGGTTCTGAGCAGGGAACTTTTTAGATATTCTGGTCCCACAGCTTTTCAAGGCAGGGCTTTAAATGTAAGAATAAACACTTTGATTTGGTCTGAGAACAGGCAGCCAGTGGATTTTATGCCAACGCTGATGAGATGTATGGATTTATATAGAGATCATCACTTTGGTTAACTTTTTTGAAACATTTGTATATCAATGCTCTGATGACGGAGAGACTCTGGATGGTTTCTCCCAAGAGTTCTATGTGGATTTTAAAGAGCACAGGGATGAGGGGACTTCAGgacaggccaaagctgaaagtgagctaagattggccagggaagcccattgtaacaagaaaagatttttcagttatgtgaggagcaaacgtaaagtaaaggaggcaataggcccgctgttgggtgcggatggacagactctaatggaagatgcagagaaagcagaaagcctcagcgcctattttacaactgtttttttcccacaggtcaaagggtttaggcacatctagagatggcagtagccaaaggatagtgtctgggtggcaggttgacatggatagagtggttgtcgagaggcatttagctgcactgggtgagttcaaatcccctggtccggatgaaatgcacccgagactactcaaagaactttccggagaacttgcagaacctttgtccatcatcttcgggacctctttaaggactggagatgtcccagaggactggaagagagtaaatgttattccaatcttcaaaaaagggaggaaggaagacccgggaaactacagactagtgagtctgacctctgtagtggggaagataatggagcagatattaaagggagcgatctgcaaacatctggtggacaatttggtgatccaaggaagtcagcatggatttgtcttcaacaggtcctgtcagaccaacctggtttccttttttgaccaagtaataggtttgctggatcgtggaaatccagttgatgtcgtttacttggattttagtaaaagcttttgataaggttccccatgatgttctgatggatacattgaaggactgcaatctggattttcagatagttatgtggatagggaattggttagactCTAAccgttagagaactgcactcaaagagttgttgtcaatggtgtttcctcagactggagggaggtgagtaacggggtacctcagggctcggtgctcagcctggtactttttatatttattaatgatctagatgagggggtggagggactactcatcaagtttgcagattacaccaaattgggaggactggcaaatacgtcggaagatagagacagagttcaacgagatctgaacacaatgggaaaatgggcaaatgagaacaagatgcagtttaataaagataagtgtaaagttctgcatctgggtcagaaaaatgaaaagcatgcctactggatggggatacgcttctaggtaacactgtgtgaacgagaccttggggtacttgtggattgtaaactaaacatgagcaggcagtgtgatgcagcggtaaaaaaggcgaatgccattttgggctgtatcaacaggggcatcacatcaaaatcacaagatggcatagtcccattgtatacagcactggtcagaccacacctggagtactgtgtgcagttctggaggcctcacttcaagaaggacgtagataaaattgaaagggtacagaggagagcaacgttgatgatctggggccaagggaccaagccctatgaagataggttgagggacttgggaatgttcagcctggagaaaaggaggttgagaggggacatgatagccctctttaagtatttgaaagactgtcacttggaggagggcaggatgctgtttccattggctgcagaggagaggacacacagtaatgggtttaaactacaagtacaatgatataggctagatatcaggaaaaagattttcacagagtagttcagcagtggaataggctgcctaaggaggtggtgagctccccctcactggcagtcttcaagcaaaggttggatacacacttttcttggatgctttaggatgcttagggttgatcctgcgtagagcagggggttggactagatggcctgtatggccccttccgtctctgtgattctatgattctatgtaagctGCCTTAAGTTTCAATGAGAAAGATGAACAATGTGGTAAAGAATGCTGATGGGATGAACAGCCAGTTACTAGAACTGATCATCCTGGTAGGAGTGAAAATGCTGAAGCCCAGTATCTCAGATTCCCAGCCAATTAGTCCAGAAGGATATAGTGAGTGTGAAAAGCTATGAGtggtccaggagaatcaacatcATCACATTCAGGCTTCTGACGCTGCAGTCAGTTCACTTGCAAAGCTTGGACTGGAAAGGGGTTTTTCCGCAAAGACGTGGGGTTGTACTGAGGCTATCTGCTTGAGTGCCTTTCCCATAACTGATATTTGTAACTGGCCTATAGTCATTTATACCATTTGAGACCTGGAATGGCTTTTTCAGAAGAGaccttacggcaggggtagtcaacctgtggtcctccagatgttaatggactacaattcccatgggcccgtGCCAGCAAATGAAATACTTGGagtggtgttttttttctcttccattttTGCTGTGGCGTGTGATTGGCATGACCTAGGACTGCTGTTCACTTCTGCCCTTGAACATATAACAAGGAGTCCAGTCTAGGTCTTACCTGTTCACACTGCTACGTTTCGTCTCTTAAATTGTTCAAGTAATTTTCTGTggcctaaggagcagtcagggctgatctcctctaggactgaccggtttgttctccttgcagtccaagggactcgcaggagttttctccagcaccagagttcaaaagcctcaattctttgacgctcagcattccttatggtccaactttcacagct
Proteins encoded:
- the THOC3 gene encoding THO complex subunit 3; this translates as MALSPYVLAMQELFRANTRSREFPAHGAKVHSVAWSCCGRRLASGSFDKTASVFVLDKDRLVKETNYRGHGDSVDQLCWHPSNPDLFVTASGDKTIRIWDVRTTKCIATVNTKGENINICWSPDGQTIAVGNKDDVVTFIDAKTHRSKAEEQFKFEVNEISWNNDNNMFFLTNGNGCINILSYPELKPIQSINAHPSNCICIKFDPTGKYFATGSADALVSLWDVDELVCVRCFSRLDWPVRTLSFSHDGKMLASASEDHFIDIAEVETGEKLWEVQCESPTFTVAWHPKRPLLAFACDDKDGKYDSSREAGTVKLFGLPNDS